Proteins encoded in a region of the Verrucomicrobiota bacterium genome:
- a CDS encoding type I 3-dehydroquinate dehydratase — MSRAVSKKNIFKKSHPLVVGSVTTFEGLQIASQATTKDCDIIEVRLDLMPKSLLSHFTQLCKLLEVIKLPILATLRSNQEGGKCTWPLNWRLGFLEMILPHVDLIDLELFAVANDPGKIASFRNLGKIIILSYHDFEKLPQNQFIQKKIDEMFKAGADIAKVAGFIKSRKELTRILSLMEKQQKPVSLMGMGAYATESRVGLAKRGSLLNYGYIDQPAAPGQIRGADLLKKIRQTRHPGK; from the coding sequence ATGTCGCGGGCCGTCAGCAAAAAGAATATCTTTAAGAAATCCCATCCCCTTGTGGTCGGGAGTGTGACGACATTTGAGGGGTTACAGATTGCCTCCCAAGCAACAACAAAAGACTGTGATATCATAGAAGTACGGCTGGACCTAATGCCGAAATCACTCTTGAGCCATTTTACCCAGTTATGCAAATTACTCGAAGTCATTAAGTTACCCATACTTGCGACTTTGCGGTCTAACCAAGAAGGGGGAAAGTGTACTTGGCCCCTGAATTGGAGATTGGGTTTTCTGGAGATGATTCTTCCCCATGTGGATTTAATTGATTTGGAACTTTTTGCTGTAGCTAATGACCCGGGGAAAATCGCCTCATTCCGTAATCTGGGAAAAATCATCATCCTGTCCTATCACGATTTTGAAAAATTACCGCAAAACCAGTTTATCCAGAAAAAAATAGATGAAATGTTTAAGGCCGGGGCGGACATTGCCAAGGTCGCAGGATTCATCAAGTCCCGTAAGGAATTAACCCGTATACTCTCGCTCATGGAAAAGCAACAGAAACCAGTTTCCCTCATGGGCATGGGCGCGTATGCGACCGAATCGCGTGTCGGACTGGCCAAGAGGGGTTCCCTCTTGAACTATGGATACATCGATCAACCAGCCGCACCGGGCCAAATCCGCGGGGCTGACCTTTTGAAGAAAATCCGGCAAACGAGGCACCCCGGAAAATGA